From one Stigmatella aurantiaca genomic stretch:
- a CDS encoding serine/threonine-protein kinase, producing the protein MNKSAPNSQRGAAAFPGDAEADERTQAAELEALFPPDTSHPSQRLGAEPSRPPTGDSLPSGHTGEERPEGASHVPAPGTRIHQYELIRQLGSGGMGTVFLARDTRLGRRVAIKFLHSTNPEITKRFILEARATARCSHENIVIIYEVGEFRGSPFMVLEFIQGQPLNKVIAGQRLPPARAVELVVPVVKALAVAHEHGIVHRDLKPDNIIVTESGAIKVLDFGIAKVLQDPEHPPEPEVAPALAAEPPPPSSVNLDEEISDLTRRGAIMGTMPYMSPEQWRGGARVDHRTDIWATGIMLFRMLAGKHPLDPLRGPQLVVTADYNEPMPRLRDVAPDISPELAEVVDRCLLKPKEQRFADAPALLRALEPFLPGRYARELRVDESPYAGLSSFQEADADRFFGRSREIAALVHRIHDQPLMAVVGPSGAGKSSFVRAGLVPLLKRSGEAWEALVIRPGRHPLAALASIVAPLVGSSTTIEEDIQAQTQLVERLYAEPGYVGSVLRSRARRERRKVLLFLDQFEELYTLVPDARERRAFTACLSGIADDATSPIRVVLSIRSDFLDRVPEDERFMAELNQGLFFLTAPSREGLRDALVQPAEMAGFRFETPAMVENMLQHLEATQGALPLLQFAATKLWEERDTARRLLTEERYQAMGGIAGALASHADHVLAELPSQARALARAVLLRLVTPERTRAIVSMEELRELSRDASEIQLLIDHLVQARLLVVQTGSGQSGATVEIVHESLLHSWPTLRRWLDEGQEDSAFLEQLRNAARQWHAKGLDGDLLWRGEAVEEAHRFQRRYRGELPQVQQDFLKAVFAQEARATRRKRALVVGTTVFLGLLVAASGVALVVIRNAQREAERQAVAAQRAEAVARESENLARGAEAEAKQRLAEVQAKELERQKAQQQAEAANAQVAFANNELQSKNQELEEALRRAKMAQWRARTAKKNAEQNAVTAREAQQDALRAAKELQALLRREQDRVQRLQSQLGSPIIDDLK; encoded by the coding sequence ATGAATAAGAGTGCACCCAACTCCCAACGTGGCGCTGCCGCCTTCCCAGGGGACGCCGAGGCCGACGAGCGTACCCAGGCCGCGGAGCTGGAGGCCCTCTTTCCTCCCGACACTTCCCATCCCTCGCAGCGGCTCGGGGCGGAACCCTCCCGCCCCCCCACAGGAGACAGCCTCCCTTCCGGCCACACCGGCGAGGAGCGCCCCGAGGGCGCCAGCCACGTGCCCGCCCCTGGCACGCGCATCCATCAATACGAGCTCATCCGCCAGCTGGGCAGCGGCGGCATGGGCACGGTGTTCCTCGCGCGGGACACGCGGCTGGGCCGCCGCGTCGCCATCAAGTTCCTGCACTCCACCAACCCGGAAATCACCAAGCGCTTCATCCTGGAGGCCCGGGCCACCGCGCGGTGCAGCCACGAGAACATCGTCATCATCTACGAGGTGGGCGAGTTCCGCGGCAGTCCCTTCATGGTGCTGGAGTTCATCCAGGGCCAGCCGCTCAACAAGGTGATTGCCGGCCAGCGCCTGCCCCCGGCGCGCGCGGTGGAGCTGGTGGTGCCCGTCGTCAAGGCCCTGGCCGTCGCGCACGAGCACGGCATCGTCCACCGCGACCTCAAGCCCGACAACATCATCGTCACCGAGTCGGGCGCCATCAAGGTGCTCGACTTCGGCATCGCCAAGGTGCTCCAGGATCCCGAGCACCCGCCCGAGCCCGAGGTGGCGCCCGCGCTCGCCGCCGAGCCGCCCCCGCCCTCCAGCGTGAACCTGGACGAGGAGATCTCGGACCTGACGCGCCGGGGCGCCATCATGGGAACCATGCCGTACATGTCGCCGGAGCAGTGGCGCGGTGGCGCCCGGGTGGACCACCGGACGGACATCTGGGCCACGGGCATCATGCTGTTCCGGATGCTGGCCGGAAAGCATCCGTTGGATCCGCTGCGCGGCCCGCAGCTCGTCGTCACCGCGGACTACAACGAGCCCATGCCGCGGCTCCGGGACGTGGCCCCGGACATCAGCCCCGAGCTGGCCGAGGTGGTGGACCGGTGCCTGCTCAAGCCCAAGGAGCAGCGCTTCGCGGATGCGCCGGCCCTGCTGCGCGCCCTGGAGCCGTTCCTGCCGGGCCGCTACGCGCGCGAGCTGCGCGTGGACGAGAGCCCCTACGCGGGCCTCTCCTCCTTCCAGGAGGCCGACGCGGACCGCTTCTTCGGCCGCTCCCGGGAGATCGCCGCCCTGGTGCACCGCATCCATGACCAGCCGCTGATGGCCGTCGTGGGCCCCTCGGGCGCGGGCAAGTCCTCCTTCGTGCGCGCGGGCCTCGTGCCGCTGCTCAAGCGCTCCGGCGAGGCATGGGAGGCGCTCGTCATCCGCCCGGGCCGCCACCCGCTGGCGGCGCTCGCCAGCATCGTGGCGCCGCTGGTGGGCTCCTCCACGACCATCGAGGAGGACATCCAGGCGCAGACCCAGCTCGTCGAGCGGCTGTACGCGGAGCCCGGCTACGTGGGCTCCGTGCTGCGCAGCCGCGCCCGGCGGGAGCGCCGCAAGGTGCTCCTGTTCCTGGACCAGTTCGAGGAGCTCTACACGCTGGTGCCCGACGCGCGCGAGCGCCGGGCCTTCACCGCCTGCCTGTCGGGCATCGCGGATGACGCCACCTCGCCCATCCGCGTGGTGCTCTCCATCCGCTCGGACTTCCTGGACCGGGTGCCGGAGGACGAGCGCTTCATGGCCGAGCTGAATCAGGGCCTGTTCTTCCTCACGGCGCCCAGCCGGGAGGGGCTGCGCGACGCGCTCGTGCAGCCGGCGGAGATGGCGGGGTTCCGCTTCGAGACGCCCGCCATGGTGGAGAACATGCTCCAGCACCTGGAGGCCACCCAGGGCGCGCTGCCCCTCCTGCAGTTCGCCGCCACGAAGCTCTGGGAGGAGCGGGACACGGCGCGAAGGCTCCTCACCGAGGAGCGCTACCAGGCCATGGGCGGCATCGCGGGGGCACTCGCCAGCCACGCCGACCACGTGCTCGCCGAGCTGCCCTCCCAGGCGCGCGCGCTGGCCCGCGCGGTGCTGCTGCGCCTCGTCACCCCCGAGCGTACCCGGGCCATCGTCTCCATGGAGGAGCTGCGCGAGCTGTCGCGGGACGCCTCGGAGATCCAGCTCCTCATCGATCACCTCGTCCAGGCGCGCCTCCTGGTGGTGCAGACCGGGAGCGGCCAGTCCGGGGCGACGGTGGAAATCGTGCACGAGTCGCTCCTGCACAGCTGGCCCACGCTGCGCCGCTGGCTGGACGAGGGCCAGGAGGACTCGGCCTTCCTGGAGCAGCTGCGCAACGCGGCCCGGCAGTGGCACGCCAAGGGCCTCGACGGCGACCTGCTCTGGCGGGGCGAGGCCGTGGAGGAGGCGCACCGGTTCCAGCGGCGCTACCGCGGCGAGCTGCCCCAGGTGCAGCAGGACTTCCTCAAGGCCGTCTTCGCGCAGGAGGCCCGGGCCACGCGGCGCAAGCGCGCGCTGGTGGTGGGCACCACGGTGTTCCTGGGCCTGCTGGTGGCCGCCTCCGGGGTGGCGCTCGTGGTCATCCGCAACGCGCAGCGCGAGGCGGAGCGCCAGGCGGTGGCCGCCCAGCGCGCCGAGGCCGTGGCACGCGAGTCCGAGAACCTCGCGCGCGGGGCGGAGGCGGAGGCCAAGCAGCGCCTCGCCGAGGTGCAGGCCAAGGAGCTGGAGCGCCAGAAGGCCCAGCAGCAGGCCGAGGCCGCCAACGCCCAGGTGGCCTTCGCCAACAACGAGCTGCAGAGCAAGAACCAGGAGCTGGAGGAGGCGCTGCGCCGGGCGAAGATGGCCCAGTGGCGCGCCCGCACGGCCAAGAAGAACGCCGAGCAGAACGCCGTCACGGCGCGGGAGGCCCAGCAGGATGCCCTCCGGGCCGCGAAAGAGCTCCAGGCCCTGCTGCGCCGCGAGCAAGACCGTGTCCAGCGCCTCCAGTCGCAGCTGGGCAGCCCCATCATCGACGACTTGAAGTGA
- a CDS encoding PEGA domain-containing protein, producing MLKRRPSTALALVWLLCWAAPVFAQGSAERPWAQGVSPDKQKTALELFRAGNALLKESIFVQAAEKYRQALALWDHPAIHYNMALALLNLDQPIEVHEHLEAAMRYGAAPLDAEKFENARAYKTLVEKQLSRVILTCDSPGATVTMDGRVLFVAPGRYEGLVRPGPHTLRVSLEGHPTTDMSRTLLPGETTPLALKLYTAEELTRYRRHWSAWKPWALMGAGVAVALGGGALHMQSRDSYRDFDTQVSACGGCVPPQGVTDLRIRGDNFQRAALGTYALGGAAVITGAVLAYINRPQPYRINPGAVESEPQAVNLAPLLGGRERGIQATFRF from the coding sequence ATGCTGAAGCGCAGGCCTTCGACGGCCCTGGCCCTGGTGTGGCTGCTGTGCTGGGCGGCGCCCGTGTTCGCACAGGGGAGCGCCGAGCGCCCCTGGGCGCAGGGCGTCTCTCCGGACAAACAGAAGACGGCCCTGGAGCTGTTCCGCGCGGGCAACGCCCTGCTGAAGGAATCCATCTTCGTGCAGGCCGCGGAGAAGTACCGCCAGGCGCTCGCGCTCTGGGACCACCCCGCCATCCACTACAACATGGCCCTGGCGCTGCTGAACCTCGACCAGCCCATCGAGGTCCACGAGCACCTGGAGGCGGCGATGCGCTACGGCGCGGCCCCGCTGGATGCCGAGAAGTTCGAGAACGCGCGCGCCTACAAGACGCTCGTGGAGAAGCAGCTCTCCCGGGTCATCCTCACCTGCGACTCGCCGGGGGCCACCGTGACGATGGACGGCCGGGTGCTGTTCGTGGCGCCGGGCCGCTACGAGGGGCTCGTCCGCCCGGGCCCGCACACCCTGCGGGTCTCCCTGGAGGGCCACCCCACCACCGACATGAGCCGCACCCTGCTGCCCGGGGAGACAACGCCCCTGGCGCTCAAGCTGTACACCGCCGAGGAGCTGACGCGGTACCGCCGGCACTGGTCCGCGTGGAAGCCCTGGGCCCTGATGGGCGCCGGAGTGGCCGTGGCGCTCGGCGGCGGGGCACTCCACATGCAGTCGCGGGACAGCTACCGCGACTTCGACACCCAGGTCTCCGCGTGCGGCGGCTGCGTGCCCCCGCAGGGCGTCACCGACCTGCGCATCCGGGGCGACAACTTCCAGCGGGCCGCGCTCGGCACCTATGCGCTGGGCGGGGCGGCGGTGATTACCGGCGCGGTGCTCGCCTACATCAACCGGCCGCAGCCCTACCGCATCAACCCCGGCGCGGTGGAGAGCGAACCGCAGGCCGTGAACCTCGCGCCCCTGCTCGGCGGCCGTGAGCGCGGCATCCAGGCAACCTTCCGCTTCTGA
- a CDS encoding DUF4215 domain-containing protein → MHRDTLSSRLRLPLWMLLALPLVSCFEPASVLCPSGLVCPEGQACAANQAVCIKTPCGDGIRQSDEICDDGNILDGDGCSRDCTSDESCGNRTIDLSIGEVCDDGNTADQDGCSADCKSSELCGNGVTDTTVGEVCDDKNLEDKDGCSANCRSNERCGNRVTDTLLGEVCDDGNTLDGDGCSADCRSGEGCGNGTRDSDEECDDGNRSNEDNCVEVSLQCVLARCGDGFVDGQEPRVEACDTQGESETCNSNCTLASCGDGIVNTSAGEQCDNRGGGETFTCDRNCTIAFCGDGDTNTTRSEQCDTAGNSATCDDDCTPSSCGDGFVNNQANEQCDTQGNTLGCDADCTNAYCGDGFVNNQANEQCDTRGNSATCDSDCTPAVCGDGFLNSQANEACDTRGNSATCDGDCSAPSCGDGFMNPAANEECDDGVNNSATGNCLPTCKLNRCGDTFLDQAEPRKEVCDDGNTITETTCNYGQQTCQGCRADCMELRQLTGAYCGDGTKNIPEEVCDDGNQETENACPYGTPTCTACRADCQKALALEGAYCGDGVTNGAEKCDDGNNDSCGTCSAACTQIQFAKAAGRITVRNAVNIRDRNVFLISDGIHPVVTFEFDRNGDWYDFSIPIELAGSDTTTTIAQKIRNAINNANLSLDITASQSGNTVTLTHELIGTFGNQRIASFINEDYFLAEGMGGGAGASCGENTRCMRNEDCQPGLICQANKTCGEQAPPPVDAGTPDSGTPDSGTPDSGMPDAGAPDAGVPDGGSEDAGAPGDAG, encoded by the coding sequence ATGCACCGAGACACCCTTTCCTCCCGCCTGCGCCTCCCGCTGTGGATGCTCCTGGCCCTTCCGCTCGTCTCCTGCTTCGAGCCCGCGAGCGTCCTCTGCCCCTCGGGCCTCGTGTGCCCCGAGGGCCAGGCATGCGCCGCCAACCAGGCCGTCTGCATCAAGACGCCGTGCGGCGACGGCATCCGCCAGTCCGATGAAATCTGTGACGACGGCAACATCCTGGACGGGGACGGCTGCAGCCGGGACTGCACGTCGGACGAGTCCTGCGGCAACCGCACCATCGACCTGAGCATTGGCGAGGTGTGCGACGACGGGAACACCGCGGACCAGGACGGATGCAGCGCCGACTGCAAGTCGAGCGAGCTGTGCGGCAACGGCGTCACCGACACCACCGTGGGCGAGGTGTGCGACGACAAGAACCTCGAGGACAAGGATGGCTGCAGCGCCAACTGCCGCTCCAACGAGCGCTGTGGCAACCGCGTCACCGATACCCTCCTGGGCGAGGTGTGTGACGACGGGAACACCCTGGACGGCGATGGCTGCAGCGCGGACTGCCGCTCGGGCGAGGGCTGCGGCAATGGCACCCGGGACTCCGACGAGGAGTGCGACGACGGCAACCGCAGCAACGAGGACAACTGCGTGGAGGTGAGCCTCCAGTGCGTGCTGGCCCGCTGCGGGGATGGCTTCGTGGACGGCCAGGAGCCGCGCGTGGAGGCCTGTGACACCCAGGGCGAGTCGGAGACCTGCAACAGCAACTGCACCCTGGCCTCCTGCGGGGACGGCATCGTGAACACCAGCGCGGGCGAGCAGTGCGACAACCGGGGCGGAGGCGAGACCTTCACCTGCGACCGCAACTGCACGATTGCCTTCTGCGGCGATGGCGACACGAACACCACCCGGAGCGAGCAGTGCGACACGGCGGGCAACTCCGCCACCTGCGATGACGACTGCACCCCCTCCTCCTGTGGCGACGGCTTCGTCAACAACCAGGCCAACGAGCAGTGCGACACCCAGGGCAACACCCTGGGCTGTGACGCGGACTGCACGAATGCCTACTGCGGCGACGGCTTCGTCAACAACCAGGCCAACGAGCAGTGTGACACCCGGGGCAACTCCGCCACCTGCGACTCCGACTGCACCCCGGCGGTCTGCGGGGATGGCTTCCTCAACAGCCAGGCCAACGAGGCGTGTGACACCCGGGGCAACTCCGCCACCTGCGATGGCGACTGCTCCGCCCCCTCTTGCGGCGACGGCTTCATGAACCCGGCCGCCAACGAGGAATGCGATGACGGCGTGAATAACAGCGCCACGGGCAACTGCCTGCCCACGTGCAAGCTCAACCGCTGCGGCGACACCTTCCTGGATCAGGCCGAGCCCCGCAAGGAGGTCTGCGACGATGGCAACACCATCACCGAGACCACGTGCAACTACGGCCAGCAGACCTGCCAGGGCTGCCGGGCGGACTGCATGGAGCTCCGGCAGCTCACGGGCGCCTACTGCGGCGATGGCACCAAGAACATCCCCGAGGAAGTCTGCGACGACGGCAACCAGGAGACCGAGAACGCCTGCCCCTATGGCACCCCTACCTGCACCGCTTGCCGCGCGGACTGCCAGAAGGCCCTGGCCCTGGAGGGCGCCTACTGCGGGGATGGCGTCACCAACGGCGCGGAGAAGTGCGATGACGGCAACAACGACTCCTGCGGGACGTGCAGCGCCGCGTGTACGCAGATCCAGTTCGCGAAGGCCGCGGGGCGCATCACCGTGCGAAACGCCGTCAACATCCGGGACCGGAACGTCTTCCTTATTAGCGACGGCATCCACCCCGTGGTGACCTTCGAGTTCGACCGCAATGGGGACTGGTACGACTTCAGCATTCCCATCGAGCTGGCCGGCTCGGACACCACCACCACCATCGCCCAGAAGATCCGCAACGCCATCAACAACGCCAATCTCTCACTCGACATCACGGCTTCGCAGAGCGGCAACACCGTGACCCTCACGCATGAGCTGATCGGCACCTTCGGAAACCAGCGGATCGCCTCCTTCATCAACGAGGACTATTTCCTGGCGGAGGGAATGGGCGGCGGCGCGGGCGCCAGCTGTGGCGAGAACACCCGGTGCATGCGGAACGAGGACTGCCAGCCCGGGTTGATCTGCCAGGCCAACAAGACCTGTGGAGAACAGGCCCCGCCCCCCGTGGACGCGGGAACGCCGGACTCCGGAACGCCGGACTCTGGAACACCGGACTCCGGGATGCCGGATGCCGGAGCCCCCGACGCAGGCGTTCCCGATGGCGGGAGCGAGGACGCCGGGGCCCCCGGCGATGCGGGCTGA
- a CDS encoding DUF5011 domain-containing protein yields MTVVTPLDTALPGRFRFRRPVFTSLAALCAVLAACSEAPSGASGEPVSASAAQALSTASQLSPALPVPSAGQTPEFTLQQQVVATAGPGLYLLVWWEVANNSPKLFGLRVRASDGAALDASPFFIALGGASVQLDPAVAFDGTNFLVVWSDIGAYPLIRGARVRASDGAVLDATPQLISRPLSGPPPYDSGMQYAMRPAVAFDGTNYLVVWDGEWSTHQGYGRGIMGIRVGASDGVPLESAGFPIALVSGNWSPGYGKSRVAYADGHYLVAWEQGGDIKAARVAASSGQVLDTVALSLTAGTGVEGNPAVAARQGEFLAVWTGADKGLWGRRVRASDGAKLGSADLFLGADGVAPAEVTFDAVNYWVAWQATRGGARKALVTRVKPEGAVDAELVLAEVPTDSYVERGAIASVGAGLLLSVYQGADPAGVRRPWRRLVTDACGPEAPSIVMTGGAAVTLECGPGVYQDLGAQAFDACGRSLPVQGYNTGADSSGPGPNLRNEGTYHVSYTAKDASGAMSSALRTVTVDDRTPPTLTLKGATQMTHTCGSQWVDPGVEAQDACYGNITAQVWRSGTVNGWAVGTYTVTYSLTDSGGNSAAPITRTVNVVNCPW; encoded by the coding sequence ATGACGGTTGTCACTCCTCTCGACACCGCGCTTCCCGGACGCTTCAGATTCCGCAGGCCGGTTTTCACTTCCCTCGCCGCCCTGTGCGCGGTGCTGGCCGCGTGCAGTGAGGCGCCTTCCGGGGCCTCCGGCGAGCCGGTGTCCGCTTCGGCGGCGCAGGCGCTGTCCACGGCGTCCCAGCTGTCGCCCGCGCTGCCCGTGCCCTCGGCGGGCCAGACCCCGGAGTTCACCCTCCAGCAGCAGGTCGTGGCCACGGCGGGCCCGGGCCTCTACCTGCTGGTCTGGTGGGAAGTCGCCAACAACAGTCCGAAGCTCTTCGGCCTGCGCGTGAGGGCCTCGGATGGCGCCGCGCTGGATGCCAGCCCCTTCTTCATCGCCCTGGGAGGCGCAAGCGTTCAGTTGGATCCCGCCGTGGCCTTCGACGGCACGAACTTCCTGGTGGTCTGGTCGGACATCGGCGCCTACCCGCTCATCCGTGGCGCCCGCGTGAGGGCCTCGGATGGCGCGGTGCTGGATGCCACGCCGCAGCTCATCAGCCGCCCGCTCAGCGGTCCTCCGCCCTATGACTCCGGCATGCAGTATGCGATGAGACCCGCGGTGGCGTTCGATGGAACCAACTACCTGGTGGTCTGGGATGGCGAGTGGTCCACGCATCAGGGCTATGGCCGCGGCATCATGGGCATCCGCGTGGGGGCCTCGGATGGTGTCCCCCTGGAGTCCGCCGGCTTCCCCATCGCCCTGGTGAGCGGGAACTGGAGCCCGGGATACGGCAAGTCCCGCGTGGCGTACGCGGACGGCCACTATCTGGTGGCGTGGGAGCAGGGCGGTGACATCAAGGCCGCGCGCGTTGCGGCTTCCTCGGGACAGGTGCTGGACACGGTGGCCTTGAGCCTGACGGCAGGGACCGGCGTTGAAGGCAACCCGGCCGTGGCCGCGCGGCAGGGGGAGTTCCTGGCGGTCTGGACGGGCGCGGACAAGGGCCTGTGGGGCCGGCGGGTGCGGGCCTCGGACGGCGCCAAGCTGGGCTCCGCGGACCTCTTCCTGGGCGCGGACGGGGTGGCCCCCGCCGAGGTGACGTTCGACGCCGTGAATTACTGGGTCGCCTGGCAGGCTACCCGGGGCGGGGCCCGCAAGGCCCTGGTCACGCGCGTGAAGCCGGAGGGGGCGGTGGACGCGGAGCTGGTGCTCGCCGAAGTGCCTACCGACAGCTACGTGGAGCGGGGCGCCATCGCTTCGGTGGGCGCGGGCCTCCTCCTGTCCGTGTATCAGGGGGCGGATCCCGCGGGCGTGCGCCGGCCGTGGAGGCGGCTCGTGACCGATGCCTGTGGTCCGGAGGCGCCGTCCATCGTGATGACGGGTGGCGCGGCGGTGACGCTGGAGTGCGGGCCGGGCGTGTACCAGGACTTGGGCGCGCAGGCGTTCGATGCGTGTGGCCGCAGCCTGCCGGTGCAGGGCTACAACACCGGCGCCGATTCCAGCGGACCGGGCCCCAACCTGCGCAACGAGGGCACCTACCACGTCTCCTACACCGCGAAGGACGCGAGCGGCGCCATGTCGAGCGCCCTCCGGACGGTGACGGTGGATGACCGGACGCCCCCCACGCTCACGCTCAAGGGGGCCACGCAGATGACCCACACGTGCGGCAGCCAGTGGGTGGACCCCGGCGTGGAGGCCCAGGACGCGTGCTACGGGAACATCACCGCGCAGGTGTGGCGCTCGGGCACGGTGAACGGCTGGGCCGTGGGCACGTACACGGTGACGTACTCGCTGACGGACAGTGGCGGGAACAGCGCCGCGCCCATCACGCGGACCGTGAACGTCGTCAACTGCCCCTGGTAG
- a CDS encoding c-type cytochrome domain-containing protein — protein MMRASLAGVLALLVAGCGGSGPYTGPSGNIPFEPQRPTPGTPVGVAPYTGEDPLVLEAQARLSTGADLQRKVVLRTCGPTNGVCHNQKEYPDLHTAGTFAAAINAPCNVQAGSYEGVYDRCERLGDRFKFTEQSFKEIEIGWYAVILGAYEEYPDQFTPPDDAPGFHLHLRDPVPLAQGKAHWGTGTFIRNFINAQGNVEALSFASYNTRWWVLGDGRHLFGEVRDYQRDAVDALLSVGILQGDQNRNGVFGAREGKSVPLLNPGKPEESYLVARMRGHMQGEAIPGSRMPLANQPPSIPDMLALMCFIEGLDPSASQWNLSSSIDYARCSYSANPQALSLVGTGVTWRQRVQPILQSSCGGCHGGSSPQGGLDLLSAGTWARLRQPSAQNPNLKLIDSGRPETSYLWLKLSGDGSILGSRMPVDPLNGNRTLPPEQLADIEAWILAGALEDG, from the coding sequence ATGATGCGCGCTTCGCTCGCGGGTGTCCTGGCCCTGCTCGTGGCCGGGTGTGGCGGTTCCGGCCCCTACACGGGCCCTTCGGGAAACATCCCCTTCGAGCCCCAGCGGCCCACCCCGGGCACGCCCGTGGGCGTCGCGCCCTACACGGGCGAGGATCCGCTGGTGCTGGAGGCCCAGGCCCGGTTGAGCACGGGCGCGGACCTGCAGCGCAAGGTGGTGCTGCGCACCTGCGGCCCCACCAACGGCGTGTGCCACAACCAGAAGGAGTACCCGGATCTGCACACCGCCGGCACCTTCGCCGCCGCCATCAACGCGCCCTGCAACGTGCAGGCGGGCAGCTACGAGGGCGTGTACGACCGGTGCGAGCGGCTCGGGGACCGCTTCAAGTTCACCGAGCAGTCCTTCAAGGAAATCGAGATCGGCTGGTACGCCGTCATCCTCGGGGCGTACGAGGAGTACCCCGATCAGTTCACGCCTCCCGACGACGCGCCGGGCTTCCACCTCCACCTGAGGGACCCGGTGCCGCTGGCGCAGGGCAAGGCGCACTGGGGCACGGGCACCTTCATCCGCAACTTCATCAACGCCCAGGGCAACGTGGAGGCCCTGTCCTTCGCCAGCTACAACACGCGCTGGTGGGTGCTGGGCGATGGGCGCCACCTCTTCGGCGAGGTGCGTGACTACCAGCGCGACGCGGTGGATGCGCTGCTCTCGGTGGGCATCCTCCAGGGGGACCAGAACCGCAACGGCGTCTTCGGCGCGCGCGAGGGCAAGTCCGTGCCGCTGCTCAACCCGGGCAAGCCCGAGGAGAGCTACCTGGTGGCCCGCATGCGCGGCCACATGCAGGGCGAGGCCATTCCCGGCTCCCGCATGCCGCTGGCCAACCAGCCGCCGTCCATCCCGGACATGCTGGCGCTCATGTGCTTCATCGAGGGGCTGGACCCCAGCGCCTCACAGTGGAACCTTTCTTCCTCCATCGACTACGCGCGGTGCTCCTACTCCGCCAACCCGCAGGCGCTCAGCCTGGTGGGCACGGGCGTGACGTGGCGCCAGCGCGTGCAGCCCATTCTCCAGTCGAGCTGCGGCGGCTGCCATGGGGGCTCCAGTCCCCAGGGCGGGTTGGATCTGCTCTCGGCGGGCACGTGGGCGCGCCTGCGCCAGCCCTCCGCCCAGAATCCCAACCTCAAGCTCATCGACTCGGGCCGTCCGGAGACGAGCTACCTGTGGCTGAAGCTCTCGGGCGACGGCAGCATCCTGGGCTCCCGCATGCCGGTGGACCCGCTCAATGGCAACCGCACGTTGCCCCCGGAGCAGCTCGCCGACATCGAGGCGTGGATTCTCGCGGGAGCGCTGGAGGACGGGTGA
- a CDS encoding DUF1501 domain-containing protein — protein MSDDTKKPLTFGRRGLLQGLGAGATALALPTLWLPRSAYAQTSGRNSVQHLIYIRLSGGFRFTTAFNADSAEEFNPFGRSSQRAPGTEWGVGKLLERASWLEEEEGAARADLGMQPVSAFSNEICVLPCVDHEPFSARADGNHGTGLERFLTGFVGGTTSFFTFINYGLRERVAQETAAGRTVLPAFSLGEAGMALGAGAYAGYRPPVLDGSGFERFSFDPDSGVPEWARTLAGKMDSRMRDRLHLRLRNNVEVYQQSREATRSYGKIFRDPLLRIGPSSQGAADGITNQELVTMLGDTPTGRQAALALRLFHFGCPAVFLNQGFYDFHSDEEEGLSGEIEQANRLLSGLRAALKRMKDPTGLSYWDKTLVVVGSEFGRTTGGKRFNSAKGSDHNSDLATRWMSMPMMGGVISSAGKGGRLLGQTRGSDLKAEGKVYSYRAVMKTMLDLLGADHSGIFPADNPIEDLFT, from the coding sequence ATGTCCGACGACACGAAGAAGCCCCTCACGTTCGGCCGCCGCGGGTTGCTCCAGGGACTGGGGGCCGGTGCCACCGCGCTGGCCCTGCCCACCTTGTGGCTGCCCCGCTCCGCCTATGCCCAGACGTCCGGGCGCAACAGCGTGCAGCATCTCATCTACATCCGCCTGTCGGGCGGCTTCCGCTTCACCACCGCCTTCAACGCGGACAGCGCCGAGGAGTTCAACCCCTTCGGCCGCTCCAGCCAGCGCGCCCCCGGCACCGAGTGGGGCGTGGGCAAGCTGCTGGAGCGCGCCTCCTGGCTGGAGGAGGAGGAGGGCGCCGCCCGGGCCGACCTGGGCATGCAGCCGGTGAGCGCCTTCTCCAATGAGATCTGCGTGCTGCCGTGCGTGGACCACGAGCCCTTCTCCGCGCGGGCGGACGGCAACCACGGCACCGGCCTGGAGCGCTTCCTCACCGGCTTCGTGGGCGGCACCACCAGCTTCTTCACCTTCATCAACTACGGGCTGCGCGAGCGGGTGGCGCAGGAGACGGCCGCGGGCCGCACGGTGCTGCCCGCCTTCAGCCTCGGCGAGGCCGGCATGGCGCTGGGCGCGGGCGCCTACGCCGGGTACCGGCCGCCGGTGCTGGATGGCAGCGGCTTCGAGCGCTTCAGCTTCGACCCGGACTCCGGAGTGCCCGAGTGGGCCCGTACGCTGGCGGGGAAGATGGACAGCCGCATGCGCGACCGGCTCCACCTGCGGCTGCGCAACAACGTGGAGGTCTACCAGCAGAGCCGCGAGGCCACGCGCTCCTACGGCAAGATTTTCCGGGATCCGCTGCTGCGCATCGGGCCCTCCTCGCAGGGCGCCGCCGACGGCATCACCAACCAGGAGTTGGTGACGATGCTCGGGGATACCCCCACGGGACGGCAGGCGGCGCTCGCGCTGCGGCTGTTCCACTTCGGCTGCCCGGCCGTCTTCCTCAACCAGGGCTTCTACGACTTCCACTCCGACGAGGAGGAGGGGCTGTCGGGAGAAATCGAGCAGGCGAACCGCCTGCTCAGCGGCCTGCGCGCGGCGCTCAAGCGCATGAAGGACCCCACGGGCCTGTCCTACTGGGACAAGACGCTCGTGGTGGTGGGCAGCGAGTTCGGCCGCACCACGGGCGGCAAGCGCTTCAACTCCGCCAAGGGCAGCGACCACAACAGCGACCTGGCCACGCGATGGATGTCCATGCCGATGATGGGCGGGGTCATCTCCTCGGCGGGCAAGGGCGGGCGGCTGCTCGGCCAGACGCGAGGCTCGGACCTCAAGGCCGAGGGCAAGGTGTATTCCTACCGCGCGGTGATGAAGACGATGCTGGATCTGCTGGGCGCGGACCACAGCGGCATCTTCCCCGCGGACAACCCCATCGAGGATCTCTTCACATGA